The Rickettsiales bacterium genome includes a region encoding these proteins:
- a CDS encoding CheR family methyltransferase: MTLQQLKEANEDREFAFSDKEFSFLAELANKKTGIVLSAGKKNMVYSRLTRRLRQLGLSSFADYCKLVMADSEGVEIGNMVNAITTNLTKFFRESHHFEHLHDNVILPFSKRAGRQDRLRIWSAGCSAGMEAYSIAMTIKSAINDILSWDARILATDIDTNMLNTGRSGRYDISQLANIAEKYRKDVAVSDCGDEIMMSDYLRKMIAFKQLNLLEDWPMTGMFDAVFCRNVVIYFDKDTQRVLFNRIANLIKHDGCLYIGHSENLHNITDRFELIGRTIYRKIR, encoded by the coding sequence ATGACTTTGCAACAGCTAAAGGAAGCGAATGAGGATAGGGAGTTCGCGTTTAGTGACAAGGAATTTTCTTTTCTTGCTGAACTTGCCAATAAAAAGACGGGCATAGTTCTTTCCGCTGGTAAGAAAAATATGGTTTACTCACGACTTACCCGTAGGTTACGCCAGCTTGGTCTTAGTAGTTTCGCTGACTATTGTAAGTTAGTGATGGCCGATAGTGAGGGTGTTGAGATTGGTAACATGGTAAATGCCATAACTACGAATCTTACGAAGTTTTTTCGTGAGAGTCATCATTTTGAGCATCTACATGATAATGTTATATTGCCATTTTCAAAACGCGCCGGTAGGCAGGATAGGCTTAGGATATGGTCGGCAGGTTGTTCGGCGGGGATGGAAGCTTACTCTATAGCCATGACCATAAAATCCGCTATTAATGATATACTCTCTTGGGACGCGCGTATTCTTGCCACTGATATTGATACTAATATGTTAAATACTGGCAGGTCTGGTCGCTATGATATAAGTCAGCTTGCCAATATAGCTGAAAAATATCGTAAGGATGTTGCTGTATCTGATTGTGGTGACGAGATCATGATGTCAGATTATTTAAGGAAGATGATTGCGTTTAAGCAGCTTAATCTGTTGGAAGACTGGCCTATGACCGGTATGTTTGATGCTGTGTTTTGCCGTAATGTAGTTATTTATTTTGATAAGGATACACAAAGGGTTCTATTTAACAGAATAGCCAATTTAATTAAGCATGATGGTTGTTTATATATAGGGCATTCAGAGAATTTACATAATATAACCGACCGTTTTGAGCTAATAGGACGTACAATATATAGGAAGATACGTTAA
- a CDS encoding chemotaxis protein CheA yields MVSLDQFKQTYISECFELLSDMESLLLELDVDAVDMEQLNAIFRCAHSIKGGAGAFGLNAIMDFTHVLEALLDSMREGKVKPSREAVDTLLKSVDVVTQMVQAANENVEPPEGLGGDILEKLKNFSGSFDSNKNHVKNIFDGSEAGLFDDNFPSLSTEESSSGSANVKGGKKSWLIDFSPHETLLATGNEPLLILRQLAALGDTEITAFTQRVPTLDEINPQCCYIGWSVLLTGDCVEIDIREVFEFVSEHCDLKITFRPDEPVEELPEMKINNIKLVPAEDTPARGKTSSVRVDLEKIDRLVNMVGELVITEAMLSSQSRGLQDGQFSDLIRGISELSQHTRELQEAVMSVRMQPVKSIFSRMPRIVRDISSQLGKDIELVMSGENTEVDKTVIEQLGDPLTHMIRNSVDHGIERPEDRVKAGKPERGTINLSAEHRGGKIIIEIKDDGAGVNRPKVLAKAKEKGLIPVDANLSDDECDNLIFLPGFSTADTVSNISGRGVGMDVVRRNIENLGGSVRVSTNPSKGSVFTVLLPLTLAILDGMIVRVGSENYIIPIINIIETLRPKSENVKRVEGHDDVINVRGDFIPIVYLHKFFNINNATADKGKFLVVLVEIGNQKMGLVVDELIGQQQVVIKSLETNYDNVAGISGATILGDGRVSLILDIASLNNKTSNNVSYKSGDLEAA; encoded by the coding sequence ATGGTTTCACTAGATCAATTCAAGCAGACGTATATATCTGAATGTTTTGAGTTGCTCTCTGATATGGAGTCACTGTTGCTTGAGCTTGATGTTGACGCTGTGGATATGGAACAACTAAACGCTATTTTCCGTTGCGCGCATTCTATTAAAGGTGGAGCTGGGGCTTTTGGTCTTAACGCGATAATGGATTTTACCCATGTTCTGGAAGCTTTGCTTGATTCTATGCGTGAGGGGAAAGTTAAGCCATCACGTGAGGCTGTTGATACGCTGCTCAAATCAGTTGATGTGGTAACACAAATGGTGCAGGCGGCGAACGAGAATGTTGAGCCACCGGAAGGTCTTGGTGGGGATATTCTAGAAAAACTAAAAAACTTCTCGGGTAGTTTTGATTCTAATAAAAATCATGTGAAGAATATTTTTGATGGCAGTGAAGCCGGATTGTTTGATGATAATTTTCCTTCCTTATCCACAGAAGAATCAAGTAGTGGTAGCGCTAATGTTAAAGGTGGTAAGAAAAGCTGGCTTATAGATTTTTCACCGCACGAGACATTACTTGCCACTGGTAACGAGCCTTTGCTTATTCTTCGTCAGCTAGCGGCGCTTGGTGATACTGAAATAACCGCTTTTACGCAAAGAGTGCCGACTTTAGATGAGATTAATCCACAATGTTGTTACATTGGTTGGTCTGTGCTGCTGACCGGTGATTGTGTTGAAATTGATATAAGAGAGGTTTTTGAGTTCGTTAGTGAGCATTGTGATTTGAAAATTACTTTCCGTCCTGATGAGCCGGTTGAAGAGCTTCCGGAAATGAAGATTAACAATATAAAGCTTGTTCCAGCGGAAGATACTCCGGCAAGAGGAAAAACATCATCGGTAAGGGTGGATCTGGAGAAGATAGATAGGTTGGTTAATATGGTTGGTGAGCTTGTAATTACTGAAGCGATGCTGAGTTCGCAGAGTAGGGGATTACAAGATGGACAGTTTTCTGATTTGATTAGAGGTATTTCTGAGTTATCGCAGCATACTAGAGAATTGCAAGAGGCGGTTATGTCAGTACGGATGCAGCCGGTAAAGTCCATTTTTTCCCGCATGCCAAGAATTGTGCGCGATATATCCTCACAGCTTGGAAAAGACATTGAGTTGGTGATGTCTGGCGAGAATACTGAGGTTGATAAAACCGTCATTGAGCAGTTAGGAGATCCGCTTACTCATATGATCCGTAACTCAGTAGATCACGGTATTGAGAGACCTGAGGACAGGGTAAAGGCGGGAAAGCCGGAGCGTGGTACTATCAATTTATCAGCGGAGCATCGTGGAGGTAAGATAATAATTGAGATAAAAGATGATGGCGCTGGTGTGAATCGTCCGAAGGTTTTAGCAAAAGCCAAAGAAAAAGGGCTTATTCCAGTAGATGCCAATCTTAGTGACGATGAATGTGATAATCTAATTTTTCTGCCGGGTTTCTCAACCGCTGATACCGTCTCCAATATTTCAGGCAGAGGTGTTGGCATGGATGTGGTCAGGCGGAACATAGAAAATCTTGGTGGTAGTGTGCGGGTTTCTACCAATCCTAGTAAGGGTTCGGTGTTTACGGTTTTGCTGCCGCTTACGCTTGCGATACTTGATGGTATGATAGTTCGTGTCGGTAGTGAGAATTATATAATTCCAATCATTAATATAATAGAGACTTTAAGACCTAAATCAGAGAATGTGAAGCGGGTAGAAGGTCATGATGATGTAATTAACGTACGTGGCGATTTTATTCCGATCGTGTATCTGCATAAATTTTTTAACATTAATAACGCTACCGCTGATAAAGGTAAATTTTTGGTGGTTTTAGTAGAAATCGGCAATCAAAAAATGGGATTGGTGGTTGATGAGCTGATAGGTCAACAGCAGGTGGTTATTAAAAGCTTGGAGACTAACTATGATAATGTAGCGGGTATTTCAGGAGCTACTATCTTAGGTGATGGTCGTGTCTCTCTTATATTGGATATAGCGAGCTTGAATAATAAAACCTCAAATAATGTAAGTTATAAGAGTGGCGATTTGGAAGCCGCGTAG
- a CDS encoding response regulator — translation MPKKVLAVDDSKSMREMVSFTLKSAGYDVVEAEDGKAALSAISGNKVDAVITDLNMPNMNGFELIRSLRANPDYKFTPILMLTTEGDDAKKEEGKASGATGWIVKPFNPEKLVAVVKKVCP, via the coding sequence ATGCCTAAGAAAGTATTAGCGGTGGATGATTCTAAGAGTATGCGTGAGATGGTCTCATTTACTCTTAAAAGCGCTGGTTATGACGTGGTTGAGGCCGAAGATGGTAAGGCGGCTTTATCGGCGATTTCAGGTAATAAGGTTGACGCGGTAATAACTGATCTTAACATGCCGAATATGAATGGGTTTGAGTTGATACGCTCACTACGCGCCAATCCTGATTATAAATTTACCCCGATACTTATGCTAACCACTGAAGGTGATGACGCGAAAAAAGAGGAAGGTAAGGCATCTGGCGCTACCGGCTGGATAGTAAAGCCATTTAATCCTGAGAAGCTAGTCGCGGTTGTAAAGAAGGTGTGTCCCTGA
- a CDS encoding chemotaxis response regulator protein-glutamate methylesterase: protein MKDISVLIIDDSAFIRQMLSEMLSEDPEINVVGTAFDPFDGREKIKKLNPDVITLDVEMPKMDGLTFLEKIMSLRPMPVVMISTLTGKGTDTAIRALQIGAVECIGKPEQKTPQALQEFAAELCLAVKKAAGAKMGIKNYSNKAIKRPSIPINLKRVVSAHAPKLIAIGASTGGVETLSDILPHLPDNLPPIVITQHMPPVFTDSFARRISASCAFPVYEAADGMELKRGMACIAAGGKQLMIIEKYGKFICKVTDDPPVNNHKPSVDVMFDSVREILGDAVLAIILTGMGKDGAEGLLRLRQAGAFTIGQNEASCVVYGMPRAAYEIGAVEKVVSLTDIPDAIIGRCFS, encoded by the coding sequence ATGAAAGATATTTCAGTTCTTATTATTGATGATTCGGCTTTTATCAGGCAGATGCTTTCTGAGATGTTATCAGAAGACCCAGAGATTAATGTGGTTGGAACGGCTTTTGATCCCTTTGACGGGCGGGAGAAAATAAAGAAATTAAATCCGGACGTAATTACGCTTGACGTGGAAATGCCAAAAATGGATGGGCTTACTTTCTTGGAAAAAATAATGAGTCTCAGACCGATGCCGGTGGTAATGATTTCAACGCTTACCGGCAAGGGTACTGATACGGCGATACGGGCTTTGCAGATTGGAGCGGTTGAGTGTATTGGTAAGCCTGAGCAAAAAACCCCGCAAGCTTTGCAGGAATTCGCGGCTGAATTATGTTTAGCTGTTAAAAAAGCGGCAGGCGCGAAAATGGGGATTAAAAATTATAGTAATAAGGCAATTAAAAGACCGTCTATACCAATAAATCTGAAAAGAGTTGTGTCAGCACATGCTCCTAAGCTTATAGCTATTGGCGCGTCAACTGGTGGAGTTGAGACTCTTAGTGATATACTTCCTCACTTACCGGATAATTTGCCACCGATTGTTATAACTCAGCATATGCCGCCGGTATTTACCGATAGTTTCGCAAGGAGAATTTCCGCTTCCTGCGCTTTTCCGGTTTATGAGGCGGCAGATGGTATGGAGCTTAAAAGAGGTATGGCGTGTATCGCCGCTGGTGGAAAGCAGCTTATGATTATAGAAAAATATGGAAAATTTATCTGTAAAGTCACTGATGATCCGCCGGTCAATAATCATAAACCATCAGTTGATGTAATGTTTGATTCTGTGCGGGAAATACTGGGAGATGCGGTGCTCGCGATTATTCTGACCGGTATGGGAAAAGACGGGGCTGAGGGTCTGTTGCGTCTTAGGCAGGCAGGAGCGTTTACCATAGGGCAGAATGAGGCTAGTTGCGTGGTATACGGTATGCCGCGAGCTGCTTATGAGATAGGGGCGGTAGAAAAAGTAGTATCACTTACCGATATTCCAGACGCTATAATCGGGCGGTGCTTTAGTTA
- a CDS encoding methyl-accepting chemotaxis protein, whose amino-acid sequence MFRFNIRTKLIILLLVFGLLPVLAVMPIIFNKLEEMKELRLGEMHTVANSVNKLIDNNLMERYGDVQAFAVNNAARDVYNWYNKESYLVSAMNSYIKNYRIYKMMMLVDMEGKVAAVNTINNGGKELSVSTIYDRNFSDAAWFKKSVNKEFSKGNGADGTVVEQANFEKLVSDVYDGEDGYVITFSAPVYDHSGKMIGVWVNFVDFSLVEKIVAATYESEKKKGNAGTEIQIIDKEGNIIVDYDPGNFKSDKYVRQAEIIGKFNLATRGVEAAQEAVKGNSGAMLSVNVRKKIEQAVGYSHSKGVDDYPGLGWSALVRIPSSEVFADINSTKDILYVIIAVTAAIVAAIGLFIGNIASKPLRKSTDVTKALADGDYSLDIQDSGNSDEIGQLTRGMIELRKSVEKSVLQQSMLDNLSTPVMLCDKEYNITYANKSTLESLKKVEKFLPISINEVVGANIDIFHKNPAHQRKLLADNSKLPHRAKFPIGDQWLSLNANALPSRDGSFQGAFVDWMVITDEVRNEESVKLAQEKINELISFATKGDLSKRINAEQFDGFYKELAVSMNQLMDTIVEPINKAIMVLGELSTGNLTVKMEGDYEGSFAAIRDALDSTITKLYDMVRQIIESAQSVNSAASEIASGSTDLSQRTEEQASSLEETAASMEEITGTVKQNSNNAIEANGLSEKANKVAGEGGKVVEEAVCAMSSIEQSSQKISDIIGVIDEIAFQTNLLALNAAVEAARAGDAGKGFAVVASEVRSLAGRSASASKEIKALINESEQQVKNGAVLVNQAGDTLKGIVESVRQVSGIVSEIASASKEQATGIDEINTAITQMDEVTQQNAALVEENTAAAQSMVDQAHQLEKLMSFFRLDDSVGNEKEAMDFSDKKPKLAAVNNQVKKRVAPPMDDKKVAKISSSKAVGDDSSYDADWKEF is encoded by the coding sequence ATGTTTCGTTTTAATATTCGTACCAAGCTTATAATTCTATTGCTTGTTTTTGGGTTGCTGCCGGTTCTCGCCGTAATGCCCATAATTTTTAATAAGCTCGAGGAAATGAAAGAATTAAGGCTTGGTGAAATGCACACGGTCGCTAATTCGGTTAATAAGCTGATAGATAATAATCTTATGGAACGTTACGGTGACGTGCAAGCATTTGCCGTTAACAACGCGGCTAGAGATGTTTATAACTGGTATAATAAAGAATCGTATCTTGTATCAGCGATGAACTCCTATATAAAAAATTATAGAATTTACAAGATGATGATGCTTGTGGATATGGAAGGAAAGGTCGCTGCGGTTAATACAATTAATAATGGAGGAAAGGAACTTTCTGTATCTACTATCTACGATAGAAATTTTAGCGATGCCGCATGGTTTAAGAAGTCTGTAAACAAGGAATTCAGTAAGGGTAATGGTGCTGATGGTACAGTAGTTGAACAAGCTAATTTTGAGAAATTAGTATCGGATGTCTATGATGGGGAAGATGGTTATGTGATAACTTTTTCTGCGCCAGTATATGATCATAGCGGAAAAATGATCGGTGTATGGGTGAATTTTGTGGATTTTTCTCTGGTAGAAAAAATTGTCGCCGCCACTTATGAAAGTGAGAAGAAAAAAGGTAACGCTGGAACTGAAATACAGATTATAGACAAGGAAGGAAATATAATAGTTGATTATGATCCTGGTAACTTTAAGTCTGATAAATATGTAAGACAGGCTGAAATAATTGGGAAATTTAATCTTGCCACTAGAGGTGTCGAGGCTGCTCAGGAGGCGGTAAAGGGTAATAGCGGAGCGATGCTTTCTGTTAATGTCCGTAAGAAAATAGAGCAGGCAGTTGGTTATTCACATAGTAAAGGTGTAGATGACTATCCTGGTCTTGGCTGGTCAGCGTTAGTGCGTATCCCAAGCTCGGAGGTATTTGCTGATATTAACAGCACCAAAGATATATTATATGTCATAATAGCGGTTACAGCAGCTATAGTTGCCGCTATAGGCCTGTTTATTGGTAATATTGCGAGTAAGCCGCTGCGGAAATCAACTGATGTTACCAAAGCTCTAGCTGATGGCGACTATTCACTTGATATACAAGACTCAGGTAATTCCGATGAGATAGGTCAGCTCACACGGGGGATGATAGAGCTTAGGAAGTCGGTTGAGAAGAGTGTATTGCAACAGTCAATGTTGGATAACCTTTCTACACCGGTTATGCTTTGTGATAAGGAGTATAATATTACCTACGCTAATAAATCTACTCTTGAGTCTCTTAAGAAAGTTGAGAAGTTCCTACCGATCTCTATTAATGAAGTGGTTGGCGCTAATATTGACATTTTCCATAAGAATCCAGCTCATCAGCGTAAGCTGCTAGCTGATAACTCAAAATTGCCACACCGAGCTAAATTTCCGATTGGTGATCAATGGTTGTCACTCAACGCTAACGCTCTTCCAAGCCGAGATGGTTCATTTCAAGGAGCTTTTGTTGATTGGATGGTGATAACTGACGAGGTAAGGAATGAAGAGTCAGTAAAATTAGCTCAGGAAAAAATTAATGAGCTTATCTCTTTCGCGACAAAAGGTGATTTGAGTAAACGGATAAACGCTGAACAGTTTGATGGTTTTTATAAAGAACTCGCGGTCAGTATGAACCAACTTATGGATACTATAGTTGAGCCGATTAATAAGGCGATTATGGTGCTTGGTGAGCTTTCTACCGGTAATCTTACCGTTAAAATGGAAGGTGATTATGAAGGTTCATTTGCCGCTATTCGTGATGCTCTAGATAGCACGATTACTAAACTTTATGATATGGTCAGACAGATCATAGAGTCAGCTCAGTCAGTGAATTCAGCCGCTAGCGAGATAGCTTCGGGTAGTACGGATCTATCACAGCGTACTGAAGAGCAGGCCTCCTCACTTGAGGAAACCGCGGCTTCTATGGAAGAGATAACTGGCACGGTAAAACAGAATTCTAACAACGCTATTGAAGCTAACGGTCTTTCAGAAAAAGCGAATAAAGTAGCTGGAGAAGGTGGAAAAGTAGTGGAAGAAGCCGTCTGCGCTATGTCTAGTATTGAGCAATCGTCACAGAAAATTTCTGATATTATAGGGGTTATTGACGAGATAGCGTTCCAGACAAATCTTTTGGCTCTCAATGCTGCTGTTGAGGCGGCAAGGGCTGGAGACGCTGGTAAAGGATTCGCGGTGGTAGCTTCTGAGGTGCGTTCTTTGGCTGGTCGCTCAGCTTCTGCCTCAAAAGAAATTAAAGCTCTAATTAATGAGAGTGAACAGCAGGTCAAAAATGGTGCTGTACTCGTAAACCAAGCTGGCGATACTCTAAAAGGCATAGTTGAGTCCGTACGTCAGGTAAGCGGGATTGTGTCTGAGATAGCATCCGCTAGTAAGGAACAAGCGACTGGTATTGATGAGATTAATACAGCGATTACTCAGATGGATGAAGTCACTCAGCAGAACGCCGCTTTAGTTGAGGAAAATACGGCAGCCGCTCAATCTATGGTAGATCAAGCGCATCAGCTAGAGAAATTAATGAGTTTCTTTAGGCTTGATGATTCTGTTGGTAATGAGAAAGAAGCAATGGATTTTTCCGACAAAAAACCAAAGTTAGCGGCGGTAAATAATCAGGTGAAGAAAAGGGTCGCTCCGCCTATGGATGATAAAAAGGTTGCTAAAATTTCTTCTAGTAAAGCTGTTGGGGACGATTCTTCGTATGATGCTGATTGGAAAGAGTTTTAG
- a CDS encoding chemotaxis protein CheW codes for MTGNSEGNQELENKVSAVKGNFQQFLTFTVGDEEYGVDIMTVLEIKGWTPTTRLPNSQDYMRGVMNLRGAIIPIFDLRTRFHQGETEVTPKHVVIVLAIESRNIGILVDTVSDILDVDTQQIKPAPSGDSHMDSDYINGLISLDNRMVVLLDVEHLFDGEQIEHILEKVA; via the coding sequence ATGACTGGGAATTCTGAAGGTAATCAGGAACTAGAAAATAAGGTCAGTGCGGTGAAAGGAAATTTTCAGCAATTTCTTACCTTTACGGTGGGGGATGAGGAATATGGCGTTGATATAATGACTGTGCTGGAAATTAAGGGATGGACACCGACAACCCGTCTTCCTAACTCTCAGGATTATATGCGTGGAGTGATGAATTTGAGGGGAGCTATTATCCCAATATTTGATCTTAGGACAAGATTTCATCAAGGAGAAACGGAGGTTACACCAAAGCATGTGGTTATAGTGCTTGCTATAGAAAGTCGTAACATTGGCATTTTGGTTGATACGGTATCTGATATTTTGGATGTTGATACACAGCAGATAAAGCCAGCTCCATCAGGTGATAGTCACATGGATTCAGATTACATAAATGGTCTAATTTCGTTGGATAACAGAATGGTTGTCTTGCTTGATGTTGAGCATTTATTTGATGGTGAGCAGATAGAGCATATTCTTGAGAAAGTAGCTTAG